The proteins below are encoded in one region of Tursiops truncatus isolate mTurTru1 chromosome 12, mTurTru1.mat.Y, whole genome shotgun sequence:
- the PDCD2 gene encoding programmed cell death protein 2 isoform X1, whose protein sequence is MASGSVGLAELGFVEAAPAWRLRSEQFPSKVGGRPAWLGAAGLPGPAGLACALCGRPLAFLLQLYAPLPGRADAFHRSLFLFCCRTPPCCAGLRVFRNQLPRRNDFYAYEPPSEDPPLETGESVCLQLESGAHLCRVCGCLGPKTCSRCHKAHYCSKEHQTLDWRLGHKQACTQEGDLDSTVPDHSFLFPEFEIVIETEDEIMPEVVGKDDESEIIGSMGETPEEELDSMAKHESREDRIFQKFKTKISSEPEQILRYGRGIAPIWISGENIPQEKDIPDCPCGAKRIFEFQVMPHLLNHLKADRLGRSVDWGVLAVFTCAESCGLGTGYTEEFVWKQDVTDTA, encoded by the exons ATGGCATCCGGGAGCGTCGGGCTGGCTGAGCTGGGTTTTGTGGAGGCGGCGCCGGCGTGGCGGCTGCGCAGCGAGCAGTTCCCCAGTAAGGTGGGCGGCCGGCCGGCGTGGCTCGGCGCAGCCGGGCTGCCGGGGCCCGCGGGGCTGGCCTGCGCGCTGTGCGGCCGCCCACTGGCCTTCCTGCTGCAGCTGTACGCACCGCTTCCGGGCCGCGCCGACGCCTTCCACCGcagtctcttccttttctgctgCCGAACGCCACCGTGCTGCGCCGGCCTACGCG tTTTTAGAAATCAGTTGCCTAGGAGAAATGACTTCTATGCCTATGAGCCACCTTCTGAGGATCCCCCGCTGGAGACAGGAGAATCCGTGTGCCTCCAGCTCGAGTCCGGTGCTCATCTCTGCAGAGTTTGTGGCTGTTTAGGCCCCAAAACATGCTCCCGATGTCACAAGGCACATTACTGCAGCAAGGAGCATCAGACTCTGGACTGGAGATTGGGACATAAGCAGGCTTGTACACAAGAAG GTGATTTGGACAGTACAGTTCCAGACCACAGCTTCCTTTTTCCAGAATTTGAAATTGTAATAGAAACAGAAGATGAGATTATGCCTGAAGTTGTGGGAAAAGATGATGAATCAGAGATTATAGGTAGCATGG GTGAAACACCTGAGGAAGAACTGGATTCCATGGCAAAACATGAATCTAGGGAAGATAGAATTTTCCAGAAGTTTAAAACCAAAATATCCTCTGAACCAGAACAG ATTCTCAGATACGGCAGAGGGATTGCCCCCATCTGGATCTCTGGTGAAAATATCCCTCAAGAAAAGGATATTCCAGATTGCCCCTGTGGTGCCAAGAGAATATTTGAATTCCAG GTCATGCCTCATCTGCTCAACCACCTGAAGGCCGACAGACTGGGCAGGAGTGTCGACTGGGGCGTCCTGGCCGTCTTCACCTGTGCCGAAAGCTGTGGCCTGGGCACTGGCTACACAGAGGAATTTGTTTGGAAGCAAGATGTAACGGATACTGCCTAA
- the PDCD2 gene encoding programmed cell death protein 2 isoform X2, whose amino-acid sequence MASGSVGLAELGFVEAAPAWRLRSEQFPSKVGGRPAWLGAAGLPGPAGLACALCGRPLAFLLQLYAPLPGRADAFHRSLFLFCCRTPPCCAGLRVFRNQLPRRNDFYAYEPPSEDPPLETGESVCLQLESGAHLCRVCGCLGPKTCSRCHKAHYCSKEHQTLDWRLGHKQACTQEGETPEEELDSMAKHESREDRIFQKFKTKISSEPEQILRYGRGIAPIWISGENIPQEKDIPDCPCGAKRIFEFQVMPHLLNHLKADRLGRSVDWGVLAVFTCAESCGLGTGYTEEFVWKQDVTDTA is encoded by the exons ATGGCATCCGGGAGCGTCGGGCTGGCTGAGCTGGGTTTTGTGGAGGCGGCGCCGGCGTGGCGGCTGCGCAGCGAGCAGTTCCCCAGTAAGGTGGGCGGCCGGCCGGCGTGGCTCGGCGCAGCCGGGCTGCCGGGGCCCGCGGGGCTGGCCTGCGCGCTGTGCGGCCGCCCACTGGCCTTCCTGCTGCAGCTGTACGCACCGCTTCCGGGCCGCGCCGACGCCTTCCACCGcagtctcttccttttctgctgCCGAACGCCACCGTGCTGCGCCGGCCTACGCG tTTTTAGAAATCAGTTGCCTAGGAGAAATGACTTCTATGCCTATGAGCCACCTTCTGAGGATCCCCCGCTGGAGACAGGAGAATCCGTGTGCCTCCAGCTCGAGTCCGGTGCTCATCTCTGCAGAGTTTGTGGCTGTTTAGGCCCCAAAACATGCTCCCGATGTCACAAGGCACATTACTGCAGCAAGGAGCATCAGACTCTGGACTGGAGATTGGGACATAAGCAGGCTTGTACACAAGAAG GTGAAACACCTGAGGAAGAACTGGATTCCATGGCAAAACATGAATCTAGGGAAGATAGAATTTTCCAGAAGTTTAAAACCAAAATATCCTCTGAACCAGAACAG ATTCTCAGATACGGCAGAGGGATTGCCCCCATCTGGATCTCTGGTGAAAATATCCCTCAAGAAAAGGATATTCCAGATTGCCCCTGTGGTGCCAAGAGAATATTTGAATTCCAG GTCATGCCTCATCTGCTCAACCACCTGAAGGCCGACAGACTGGGCAGGAGTGTCGACTGGGGCGTCCTGGCCGTCTTCACCTGTGCCGAAAGCTGTGGCCTGGGCACTGGCTACACAGAGGAATTTGTTTGGAAGCAAGATGTAACGGATACTGCCTAA
- the TBP gene encoding TATA-box-binding protein isoform X2: MDQNNSLPPYAQGLASPQGAMTPGIPIFSPMMPYGTGLTPQPIQSTNSLSILEEQQRQQQQQQQQQQQQQQQQQQQAAVAAVQQSTSQQATQGASGQTPQLFHSQTLTTAPLPGTTPLYPSPMTPMTPITPATPASESSGIVPQLQNIVSTVNLGCKLDLKTIALRARNAEYNPKRFAAVIMRIREPRTTALIFSSGKMVCTGAKSEEQSRLAARKYARVVQKLGFPAKFLDFKIQNMVGSCDVKFPIRLEGLVLTHQQFSRC, translated from the exons ATGGATCAGAACAACAGCCTCCCACCTTATGCCCAGGGCCTGGCCTCCCCTCAG GGGGCCATGACTCCTGGAATCCCTATCTTTAGTCCGATGATGCCGTATGGCACAGGACTGACTCCACAGCCTATTCAGAGCACCAACAGTCTGTCTATTTTGGAAGAACAGCAaaggcagcagcagcaacagcagcagcaacagcagcagcagcagcagcagcagcagcagcaggcggCAGTGGCAGCCGTTCAGCAGTCGACCTCCCAGCAGGCGACCCAGGGGGCCTCGGGCCAGACACCACAGCTTTTCCACTCACAGACTCTTACGACCGCACCCTTGCCGGGCACCACTCCCCTGTATCCCTCCCCCATGACTCCCATGACCCCCATTACCCCTGCCACGCCAGCCTCGGAGAGCTCTGGGATTGTGCCGCAGCTGCA AAATATTGTATCCACAGTGAATCTTGGTTGTAAACTTGACCTGAAGACCATTGCACTTCGTGCCCGGAATGCTGAATATAATCCCAAG CGGTTTGCTGCTGTAATCATGAGAATAAGAGAGCCCCGGACCACTGCACTGATATTCAGTTCTGGGAAGATGGTGTGCACAGGAGCCAAGAG TGAAGAACAGTCCAGACTAGCAGCAAGAAAATATGCCAGGGTTGTACAGAAGTTGGGTTTTCCAGCTAAGTTCTTGGACTTCAAGATTCAGAATATGGTGGGGAGCTGCGATGTGAAGTTCCCCATAAGGTTAGAAGGCCTTGTGCTTACCCACCAACAGTTCAGTAG GTGCTAA
- the TBP gene encoding TATA-box-binding protein isoform X1: MDQNNSLPPYAQGLASPQGAMTPGIPIFSPMMPYGTGLTPQPIQSTNSLSILEEQQRQQQQQQQQQQQQQQQQQQQAAVAAVQQSTSQQATQGASGQTPQLFHSQTLTTAPLPGTTPLYPSPMTPMTPITPATPASESSGIVPQLQNIVSTVNLGCKLDLKTIALRARNAEYNPKRFAAVIMRIREPRTTALIFSSGKMVCTGAKSEEQSRLAARKYARVVQKLGFPAKFLDFKIQNMVGSCDVKFPIRLEGLVLTHQQFSSYEPELFPGLIYRMIKPRIVLLIFVSGKVVLTGAKVRAEIYEAFENIYPILKGFRKTT; this comes from the exons ATGGATCAGAACAACAGCCTCCCACCTTATGCCCAGGGCCTGGCCTCCCCTCAG GGGGCCATGACTCCTGGAATCCCTATCTTTAGTCCGATGATGCCGTATGGCACAGGACTGACTCCACAGCCTATTCAGAGCACCAACAGTCTGTCTATTTTGGAAGAACAGCAaaggcagcagcagcaacagcagcagcaacagcagcagcagcagcagcagcagcagcagcaggcggCAGTGGCAGCCGTTCAGCAGTCGACCTCCCAGCAGGCGACCCAGGGGGCCTCGGGCCAGACACCACAGCTTTTCCACTCACAGACTCTTACGACCGCACCCTTGCCGGGCACCACTCCCCTGTATCCCTCCCCCATGACTCCCATGACCCCCATTACCCCTGCCACGCCAGCCTCGGAGAGCTCTGGGATTGTGCCGCAGCTGCA AAATATTGTATCCACAGTGAATCTTGGTTGTAAACTTGACCTGAAGACCATTGCACTTCGTGCCCGGAATGCTGAATATAATCCCAAG CGGTTTGCTGCTGTAATCATGAGAATAAGAGAGCCCCGGACCACTGCACTGATATTCAGTTCTGGGAAGATGGTGTGCACAGGAGCCAAGAG TGAAGAACAGTCCAGACTAGCAGCAAGAAAATATGCCAGGGTTGTACAGAAGTTGGGTTTTCCAGCTAAGTTCTTGGACTTCAAGATTCAGAATATGGTGGGGAGCTGCGATGTGAAGTTCCCCATAAGGTTAGAAGGCCTTGTGCTTACCCACCAACAGTTCAGTAG TTATGAGCCAGAGTTATTTCCTGGTTTAATCTACAGAATGATCAAACCGAGAATTGTTctccttatttttgtttctggaaAAGTTGTATTAACAG GTGCTAAAGTCAGAGCAGAAATTTATGAAGCCTTTGAGAACATCTACCCTATTCTAAAGGGTTTCAGGAAGACAACGTAA